A genomic segment from Deinococcus sp. YIM 77859 encodes:
- the rplK gene encoding 50S ribosomal protein L11 → MKKVAGVVKLQLPAGKATPAPPVGPALGQYGANIMEFTKAFNAQTADKGDAIIPVEITIYADRSFTFVTKTPPMSYLIRKAAGLQKGSATPNKAKVGKLSWDQVLEIARTKMPDLNAGSVEAAANTVAGTARSMGVTIEGAPHA, encoded by the coding sequence ATGAAGAAAGTCGCAGGGGTTGTCAAACTCCAACTGCCTGCGGGCAAGGCCACCCCGGCTCCGCCCGTTGGTCCCGCGCTGGGTCAGTACGGCGCGAACATCATGGAGTTTACAAAGGCGTTCAACGCGCAGACGGCGGACAAGGGGGACGCGATTATCCCCGTTGAGATCACCATCTACGCGGACCGCTCCTTCACCTTTGTCACCAAGACGCCGCCCATGAGCTACCTGATCCGCAAGGCTGCGGGGCTGCAAAAGGGCAGCGCTACCCCCAACAAGGCAAAGGTCGGCAAGTTGAGCTGGGATCAGGTGCTGGAAATCGCTCGCACCAAGATGCCCGACCTCAATGCCGGAAGCGTTGAGGCGGCCGCCAACACCGTGGCGGGTACCGCTCGCTCCATGGGCGTGACCATCGAGGGGGCTCCCCATGCCTAA
- the secE gene encoding preprotein translocase subunit SecE, translating into MNLIQYLRESRAELARVTWPTRQGVIEGTQAVLIFVIALTLVVFLMDYAFGALIRLVLG; encoded by the coding sequence ATGAACCTGATTCAGTACTTGCGGGAGTCCCGCGCAGAACTCGCGCGGGTCACCTGGCCAACACGCCAGGGGGTCATCGAGGGCACCCAGGCGGTGCTGATCTTCGTGATCGCGCTGACGCTGGTCGTGTTCCTGATGGATTACGCCTTTGGTGCCCTGATTCGGCTGGTGCTGGGATGA
- the nusG gene encoding transcription termination/antitermination protein NusG: MSIEWYAVHTYVGQEDRVQQHLLERAKKLGMLHTKIFQVLQPTEKAVELQEGGKKVEVERKLFPGYVFVQMDVEDDDAPGELGESWEVVRGTSGVTGFVGTATRPVPLSPEEVQRLLASVGVAAQPQQEAAPRVKVDLKPGDMVRVTSGPFADFSGVVSEVNAPQAKVKVLVSIFGRETPVELDFAQVSK, from the coding sequence ATGAGTATCGAGTGGTATGCCGTCCACACCTACGTGGGTCAGGAAGACCGGGTGCAGCAGCACCTGCTGGAACGCGCCAAGAAGTTGGGCATGCTCCACACCAAAATCTTCCAGGTGCTGCAACCCACCGAGAAAGCGGTTGAGCTTCAGGAGGGCGGCAAGAAGGTTGAGGTGGAGCGCAAGCTTTTTCCCGGCTACGTCTTTGTGCAGATGGATGTAGAAGATGACGACGCGCCCGGCGAGCTGGGTGAGTCGTGGGAAGTGGTGCGCGGCACGAGCGGTGTGACCGGCTTTGTCGGTACGGCGACTCGGCCGGTGCCCCTCTCCCCCGAGGAAGTGCAGCGCCTGCTCGCCTCGGTGGGCGTGGCTGCCCAACCGCAGCAGGAAGCCGCGCCGCGCGTGAAGGTGGACCTCAAGCCCGGCGACATGGTTCGCGTGACCAGTGGCCCCTTTGCGGACTTCAGCGGCGTGGTGAGCGAGGTCAACGCGCCGCAGGCCAAGGTCAAGGTGCTCGTCAGCATCTTTGGCCGTGAGACGCCGGTTGAGCTGGACTTCGCACAGGTCAGCAAGTAA
- the rpmG gene encoding 50S ribosomal protein L33, translated as MAKDGPRIIVKMESTAGTGFYYTTTKNRRNTQAKLELRKYDPVAKKHVVFKEKKV; from the coding sequence ATGGCGAAAGATGGTCCGCGCATCATCGTGAAGATGGAAAGCACCGCTGGAACGGGCTTCTACTACACGACCACCAAGAACCGCCGCAACACTCAGGCCAAACTGGAACTACGCAAGTACGACCCCGTCGCCAAGAAGCACGTTGTCTTCAAGGAGAAAAAGGTCTGA
- the rplJ gene encoding 50S ribosomal protein L10, producing MANERNQQNLSSLRSSLTGVETFYVVDYQGLTAGQLSELRKNIREKGGQLIVAKNTLINLALQEGGRDVSDALKGPSALVLAHEDPAGVAKALSDAAKGNDRGIPTVKGGFVEGSRVDVRVIERLASLGSKQSLQGELVGVLSAHLSNFVGILEAYRDKLGGAAEAQA from the coding sequence GTGGCGAACGAACGCAACCAGCAGAACCTAAGCAGTCTGCGGAGTAGCCTTACGGGCGTCGAGACGTTCTACGTCGTCGACTACCAGGGGCTGACCGCCGGGCAGCTCAGCGAACTGCGCAAGAACATCCGCGAGAAGGGCGGGCAACTGATTGTTGCCAAAAATACCCTGATCAACCTGGCTCTGCAGGAGGGTGGCCGCGATGTCAGCGACGCCCTGAAAGGCCCCAGTGCCCTGGTGCTGGCCCATGAGGACCCGGCGGGCGTCGCCAAGGCACTCAGCGACGCGGCCAAGGGCAATGACCGCGGCATTCCCACTGTGAAGGGCGGCTTTGTCGAAGGCAGCCGTGTGGACGTGCGCGTGATCGAACGTCTGGCCAGCCTGGGGAGCAAGCAGAGCCTTCAGGGCGAACTGGTGGGCGTTCTCAGCGCACACCTCAGCAACTTCGTGGGGATTCTCGAAGCCTACCGCGACAAGCTTGGCGGCGCTGCCGAAGCCCAGGCCTGA
- a CDS encoding DNA-directed RNA polymerase subunit beta gives MSLTDQRPRIERFGEITEVIPLPNLTEVQVNSFRAFLQADRAPDQREDTGLQSAFREVFPIDETEKGRSTGLVLDFLEYRLGEPPYTPEECREKDLTYQAPLYAKLQLIHKDSGLIKEDQVFLGDLPLMTEDGSFVINGADRVVISQIHRSPGVYFTSAYKGIKKMYTAAIIPMPKRGPWIELEFNGGVLEMKVNKRKFPVSLLLRVLGYDDAGLRALFTEFDPEAELPEDKSAGMNADEALLRLFTVLRPGDPPKRDKAIQYLYGLLADPKRYDLGEPGRFKMNTKLGTQRQERTLLTFADGRFSDAGLVDTIRYLMALQQGLETVTMGADEDGVAIEVPVTEDDIDHLGNRRVRTVGELLADQLRVGMGRMARGVRERMLLGNPDAATPTKLVNNRPIVAAMREFFGRSQLSQFKDQTNPLSDLRHKRRISALGPGGLTRERAGFDVRDVHRTHYGRICPIETPEGANIGLISSLSSYAKVNDLGFIEAPYRRVENGRVTDDVVYMTADIEDRYVIAQANSPLNADGTFAEERVLARKKGDPMLYTPAEVDFMDVSPKQIVSINTSLIPFLEHDDANRALMGSNMQSQAVPLIRAESPAVGTGVEERVVTDSGTSVISDVTGRVSYVDSRVIQVTLTEDAPQAGLVTGNIRTFELVRFTRSNQGTNLDQHPIVNVGDEVVPGQVIADGPASEYGRLALGQNITIAIMPFDGFNFEDAICISEGLVRKDFYTSVHIEKDEIEARDTKLGPEKITRDIPGLSEAALRDLDEDGIVRVGAEVKPGDILVGKTSFKGESEPTPEERLLRSIFGEKAREVKDTSLRVQSGQGGIVVKTVRFRRGDEGVDLKPGVREMVRVYVAQKRQLQVGDKVANRHGNKGVVSKILPPEDMPYLEDGTPVDLVFNPLGVPSRMNLGQILETHLGEVARLTGQKFVTPVFDSATEAAIKEMLEVAAAERLQRRKDEGFELDKREQEVLERAGKLGVINPPNGNYEQAQMQLARTGKSVLYDGRTGEPISGPVVVGTMYVMKLYHMVEDKLHARSTGPYSLITQQPLGGKAQFGGQRFGEMEVWALEAYGAAHTLQEMLTIKSDDIDGRDAAYQSIVKGEEVSGSTIPESFKVLVKELHSLGLDVEVLDNADRPVDIFEGMMPKR, from the coding sequence ATGAGCCTGACTGATCAGAGACCGCGCATTGAGCGGTTCGGTGAGATCACCGAAGTGATCCCGCTGCCCAACCTGACCGAAGTGCAGGTGAACTCCTTCAGGGCGTTCCTGCAAGCCGACCGAGCCCCCGACCAGCGCGAGGACACGGGCCTTCAAAGTGCCTTCCGCGAAGTCTTCCCCATCGACGAGACAGAAAAGGGCCGCTCGACGGGGCTGGTGCTCGACTTCCTAGAGTACCGCCTGGGCGAGCCGCCCTACACGCCGGAAGAGTGCCGTGAAAAGGACCTCACGTACCAGGCACCGCTGTACGCCAAGCTGCAACTGATTCACAAGGACAGCGGCCTGATCAAAGAAGACCAGGTGTTCCTGGGTGACCTGCCGCTGATGACGGAAGACGGCTCCTTTGTGATCAATGGGGCCGACCGCGTGGTGATCAGCCAGATTCACCGTTCGCCTGGCGTGTACTTCACTTCGGCCTACAAGGGCATCAAAAAGATGTACACGGCGGCCATCATCCCCATGCCCAAGCGCGGCCCGTGGATCGAGCTGGAATTCAACGGCGGCGTGCTGGAGATGAAGGTCAACAAGCGCAAGTTCCCGGTCAGCCTGCTGCTGCGCGTGCTGGGCTATGACGACGCAGGACTGCGGGCCCTGTTTACCGAGTTTGACCCCGAAGCGGAACTGCCCGAGGACAAGAGCGCGGGCATGAATGCCGACGAGGCCCTGCTGCGCCTCTTCACCGTGCTGCGCCCCGGCGACCCGCCCAAGCGCGACAAGGCGATTCAGTACCTCTACGGCCTGCTTGCTGACCCCAAGCGCTACGACCTGGGCGAACCGGGCCGCTTCAAGATGAACACCAAGCTGGGCACCCAGCGCCAGGAGCGCACACTCCTGACCTTTGCGGATGGCCGCTTCAGCGACGCGGGCCTGGTGGATACCATTCGCTACCTGATGGCCCTCCAGCAGGGCCTGGAAACGGTCACGATGGGAGCCGACGAGGACGGCGTGGCCATCGAGGTGCCGGTGACGGAAGACGACATCGACCACCTCGGCAACCGCCGCGTGCGCACGGTGGGCGAGCTGCTCGCGGATCAGCTCCGGGTGGGGATGGGCCGCATGGCGCGGGGGGTGCGCGAACGGATGCTGCTCGGGAACCCCGACGCCGCCACCCCCACCAAACTGGTGAATAACCGCCCGATCGTGGCGGCGATGCGCGAGTTTTTTGGCCGCTCCCAGCTCTCGCAGTTCAAGGACCAGACCAACCCCCTTTCGGACCTGCGCCACAAGCGCCGCATCTCCGCGCTGGGACCGGGCGGCCTGACCCGTGAGCGCGCGGGCTTCGACGTGCGCGACGTGCACCGCACCCACTACGGGCGCATCTGCCCGATCGAGACGCCAGAAGGCGCGAACATCGGCCTGATCTCTTCGCTGTCCTCGTACGCGAAGGTGAATGATCTGGGCTTTATCGAGGCCCCCTATCGCCGGGTCGAGAATGGCCGGGTGACGGACGACGTGGTGTACATGACGGCGGACATCGAGGACCGCTACGTGATCGCGCAGGCGAACAGCCCCCTGAACGCGGACGGCACCTTTGCTGAAGAGCGTGTCCTGGCCCGCAAAAAGGGCGACCCGATGCTGTACACGCCCGCCGAAGTGGACTTCATGGACGTCTCGCCCAAGCAGATCGTCTCGATCAACACGTCCTTGATTCCCTTCCTCGAGCACGACGACGCCAACCGCGCCCTGATGGGTTCGAACATGCAGTCGCAGGCGGTGCCCCTGATTCGTGCGGAAAGCCCGGCGGTGGGCACCGGCGTCGAGGAGCGCGTGGTGACCGACTCCGGCACGAGTGTGATCAGCGACGTGACGGGCCGCGTGAGCTACGTGGATTCGCGCGTCATTCAGGTCACGCTGACGGAGGACGCCCCGCAAGCAGGGCTGGTGACGGGCAACATCCGTACCTTTGAGCTCGTGCGCTTCACCCGTTCCAACCAGGGCACCAACCTCGACCAGCATCCCATCGTCAACGTGGGAGACGAGGTGGTGCCGGGGCAGGTGATCGCAGACGGCCCGGCTTCCGAGTACGGCCGCCTGGCCCTGGGTCAGAACATCACCATCGCGATCATGCCCTTCGACGGCTTTAACTTCGAGGACGCGATCTGCATCTCCGAAGGGCTTGTCCGCAAGGACTTCTATACCTCGGTGCATATCGAGAAAGACGAGATCGAGGCCAGAGACACCAAGCTCGGCCCCGAAAAGATCACCCGCGACATTCCGGGGCTCTCGGAAGCGGCGCTGCGTGACCTGGACGAGGACGGCATCGTGCGCGTGGGCGCAGAGGTCAAGCCCGGGGACATCCTGGTGGGCAAGACGAGCTTTAAGGGCGAGTCTGAGCCGACGCCCGAAGAGCGGCTGCTGCGCTCCATCTTCGGTGAAAAGGCCCGTGAGGTGAAAGATACCTCGCTGCGTGTGCAGTCCGGCCAGGGCGGCATCGTGGTGAAGACCGTGCGCTTCCGCCGTGGAGACGAGGGCGTAGACCTCAAACCCGGTGTGCGCGAGATGGTCCGGGTGTACGTGGCCCAGAAGCGCCAGCTCCAGGTGGGGGACAAGGTGGCCAATCGCCACGGAAACAAGGGCGTCGTCTCCAAGATCCTGCCCCCCGAGGACATGCCCTACCTGGAAGACGGCACGCCCGTGGACCTGGTGTTTAACCCCCTTGGCGTGCCCTCGCGCATGAACCTGGGCCAGATTCTGGAAACGCACCTCGGGGAGGTCGCGCGCCTGACCGGCCAGAAGTTTGTGACGCCCGTGTTTGACTCGGCGACCGAGGCGGCGATCAAGGAAATGCTGGAAGTCGCCGCTGCCGAACGCCTCCAGCGCCGCAAGGACGAGGGCTTTGAGCTCGACAAGCGTGAGCAGGAGGTGCTGGAGCGTGCCGGGAAGCTCGGGGTGATCAACCCGCCGAACGGCAACTATGAGCAGGCGCAGATGCAGCTTGCCCGCACCGGCAAGAGCGTCCTGTACGACGGACGTACCGGCGAGCCGATCAGTGGGCCCGTCGTGGTGGGCACCATGTACGTGATGAAGCTCTACCACATGGTGGAAGACAAGCTGCATGCCCGCTCCACCGGTCCCTACTCCCTCATCACCCAGCAGCCGCTGGGCGGCAAGGCGCAGTTCGGCGGCCAACGCTTCGGCGAGATGGAAGTGTGGGCGCTCGAAGCCTACGGCGCGGCGCATACCCTCCAGGAGATGCTCACCATCAAGTCCGACGACATCGACGGGCGCGACGCCGCCTACCAGAGCATCGTCAAGGGCGAAGAAGTCTCCGGCAGTACCATTCCCGAGTCCTTTAAGGTGCTCGTCAAGGAACTCCACTCGCTCGGCCTGGACGTCGAGGTGCTCGATAACGCTGACCGGCCGGTGGACATCTTTGAAGGGATGATGCCGAAGCGCTGA
- the rplL gene encoding 50S ribosomal protein L7/L12, translated as MAYDKQALIDQLSTLTIMELADLIDALKEQWGVTAAVAVAGGAGAGAAAAPVEEKTEFDVILVDAGASKINVIKELRAITGLGLKEAKDLSEKGGPIKEGVSKEDAEKFRAQLEGAGAKVEIR; from the coding sequence ATGGCTTACGACAAGCAGGCTCTGATTGACCAGCTCAGCACCCTCACCATCATGGAACTCGCCGACCTCATCGACGCGCTGAAAGAACAGTGGGGCGTCACCGCCGCTGTCGCCGTCGCTGGTGGCGCGGGCGCGGGGGCTGCTGCTGCTCCCGTGGAGGAGAAGACTGAGTTCGACGTGATTCTTGTGGACGCGGGCGCCAGCAAGATCAACGTCATTAAGGAACTGCGCGCCATCACCGGCCTGGGCCTCAAGGAAGCCAAGGACCTCAGCGAGAAGGGCGGCCCGATCAAGGAAGGCGTCAGCAAGGAAGACGCCGAGAAGTTCCGCGCCCAGCTCGAGGGCGCTGGCGCCAAGGTCGAAATCCGCTAA
- the tuf gene encoding elongation factor Tu, protein MAKGTFERTKPHVNVGTIGHVDHGKTTLTAAITFTAAAMDPTVEKLAYDQIDKAPEEKARGITINTAHVEYNTPARHYSHVDCPGHADYVKNMITGAAQMDGAILVVSSADGPMPQTREHILLARQVGVPYIVVFMNKVDMVDDEELLELVEMEVRELLSKYEFPGDDLPVVKGSALQALEQLQKNPSTQRGENEWVDRIWELLDAIDSYIPTPERATDKTFLMPVEDVFTITGRGTVATGRVERGVCKVGDEVEIVGLRDTKKTTITGVEMHRKLLDQGMAGDNVGVLLRGVARDDVERGQVLAKPGSITPHTKFEASVYVLSKDEGGRHSAFFGGYRPQFYFRTTDVTGVVELPQGVEMVMPGDNVTFTVELIKPIAMEEGLRFAIREGGRTVGAGVVTKVLE, encoded by the coding sequence ATGGCAAAAGGAACGTTTGAGCGGACGAAGCCGCACGTGAACGTGGGAACGATCGGGCACGTGGACCACGGGAAGACGACGCTGACGGCGGCGATCACCTTTACGGCTGCGGCGATGGACCCCACGGTCGAGAAGCTGGCGTACGACCAGATCGACAAAGCACCCGAAGAAAAGGCGCGCGGCATCACCATCAACACCGCGCACGTCGAGTACAACACGCCGGCGCGGCACTACAGCCATGTGGACTGCCCCGGTCACGCGGACTACGTCAAGAACATGATCACCGGCGCGGCCCAGATGGACGGCGCCATCCTGGTGGTGAGCTCGGCCGACGGCCCGATGCCCCAGACCCGCGAGCACATCCTGCTGGCGCGTCAGGTGGGGGTGCCCTACATCGTCGTGTTCATGAACAAGGTGGACATGGTCGATGACGAAGAGCTGCTGGAACTCGTTGAGATGGAAGTGCGTGAACTGCTGAGCAAGTACGAGTTCCCGGGGGACGACCTGCCGGTGGTGAAGGGCAGCGCCCTGCAGGCGCTGGAACAGCTGCAGAAGAACCCGTCGACGCAGCGCGGTGAGAACGAGTGGGTGGACCGCATCTGGGAACTGCTGGACGCGATCGACAGCTACATTCCCACGCCTGAACGGGCCACGGACAAGACCTTCCTGATGCCGGTGGAAGACGTGTTCACCATCACGGGGCGCGGCACGGTGGCGACGGGCCGAGTGGAGCGCGGCGTGTGCAAGGTGGGGGACGAAGTGGAGATCGTGGGTCTGCGCGACACCAAGAAGACGACCATCACCGGGGTGGAGATGCACCGCAAGCTGCTGGACCAGGGGATGGCCGGAGACAACGTGGGGGTGCTGCTGCGTGGTGTGGCGCGTGACGACGTGGAGCGTGGTCAGGTGCTGGCGAAGCCGGGCTCGATCACGCCGCACACCAAGTTCGAGGCGAGCGTGTACGTGCTCTCGAAGGACGAGGGGGGGCGTCACAGCGCGTTCTTCGGGGGCTACCGGCCGCAGTTCTACTTCCGGACGACGGACGTGACCGGGGTGGTGGAGCTGCCGCAGGGCGTGGAAATGGTGATGCCCGGTGACAACGTGACGTTTACCGTGGAGCTGATCAAGCCCATCGCCATGGAAGAAGGCCTGCGCTTCGCCATCCGCGAAGGTGGCCGTACCGTCGGCGCTGGCGTCGTCACCAAGGTCCTGGAGTAA
- a CDS encoding cold-shock protein: MAVGRVKWFNAEKGYGFIETEGSPDVFAHFSAIQAQGFKKLNEGDEVEFEIEPGQRGKGPQAKNIVVTKAAPAAAGGYSSRPARRDDRW, translated from the coding sequence ATGGCTGTAGGTCGAGTGAAGTGGTTTAACGCAGAAAAAGGCTATGGGTTCATCGAGACGGAAGGCAGTCCTGATGTGTTTGCGCACTTCAGCGCCATCCAGGCCCAGGGCTTCAAGAAGCTCAACGAGGGGGACGAGGTCGAGTTCGAGATCGAACCCGGCCAGCGCGGCAAGGGGCCACAGGCCAAAAACATCGTGGTGACAAAGGCGGCCCCGGCTGCTGCGGGGGGCTACAGCAGCCGTCCTGCCCGGCGCGACGACCGCTGGTAG
- the rplA gene encoding 50S ribosomal protein L1: MPKHGKRYRALAEKVDRSKQYTIDEAAALVKDLATAKFDETVEVHFRLGIDPRKSDQNVRGTVALPHGTGKTVRVAVITRGDNVAAAEAAGADVVGSEDLIERIANGFMDFDAVVATPDMMALIGQRLARLLGPRGLLPNPKSGTVGPDVAGMVRGLKAGRIEFRNDKTGVVHAPIGKASFEAGNLSANYQALVSALEAAKPAAAKGVYLRSAYLTSTMGPSIPLQLGSQAQA, encoded by the coding sequence ATGCCTAAGCACGGCAAGCGTTACCGCGCCCTCGCTGAAAAGGTGGACCGTTCCAAGCAGTACACCATCGATGAGGCCGCCGCCCTGGTCAAGGATCTCGCGACCGCCAAGTTCGACGAGACGGTGGAAGTGCACTTCCGTCTCGGCATTGATCCCCGCAAGAGTGATCAGAACGTGCGCGGAACGGTCGCCCTGCCCCACGGAACGGGTAAGACGGTGCGGGTCGCCGTGATTACTCGCGGCGATAACGTGGCGGCGGCGGAAGCGGCCGGCGCGGACGTGGTGGGCAGTGAAGACCTGATCGAGCGCATCGCGAACGGCTTTATGGACTTCGATGCGGTGGTGGCCACTCCCGACATGATGGCCTTGATCGGCCAGCGCCTCGCACGCCTGCTGGGGCCGCGCGGCCTGCTGCCCAACCCCAAGAGCGGCACCGTTGGTCCGGACGTGGCGGGAATGGTGCGCGGCCTCAAGGCGGGGCGCATCGAGTTCCGCAATGACAAGACGGGCGTCGTGCATGCGCCGATCGGCAAGGCCAGCTTTGAAGCCGGCAACCTCAGCGCCAACTACCAGGCGCTTGTCTCGGCCCTCGAGGCGGCCAAGCCGGCTGCGGCCAAGGGCGTGTACCTCCGCAGCGCCTACCTCACGAGCACGATGGGGCCGAGCATTCCCCTGCAACTGGGCAGCCAGGCTCAGGCGTGA
- a CDS encoding ABC transporter ATP-binding protein, with product MDSFRTFWPYLRLHRRQYLIGIGAVVIANSVNLLPYYFIRLTIDGLTRATDGNPATPGVTLAQVSLYALGIVLAATTAGALMLVMRRMIVIASRQTEYEIRRDIYMNLQTLDKSFYDRSRTGDIMNRLTGDLSAVREMLGFGVWQIVNIVSGFATSFVVLFGLSWQLTLIVIAVLPVIVGVLYYLARLINQRHTRVQEQNSLIAGKAQENFSGARVVKGYAIEDREIAEYRAMNQELLRRNIALTKVDGPLRAFTTLLIGLTFGVILLVAGRLILFPAGGGDFTVGKFVQFVGTLDRLAWPMMMIGWITGVTQRGLASWRRLEELLDARPQVRDEPGRTDRSIRSLRGEVAFENVSLRYGDRTVLDRVNLHVPAGTFLGVTGPTGSGKTVLAQLITRSMDPTSGVVRIDGHDVRQIPLRVLREHISIVPQEPFLFSDTIANNIAFGLEGRDLPAIPTGVSVVNTPAPPDLPPQPDMERVREAARLAGLANDVESFPQGYETMLGERGVTLSGGQRQRTAIARAIVREPRILILDDSLSAVDTETERRILDGLREVARGRTVILIAHRVSTLRHADRIVVLEEGRVVEQGTHDELLAAGGHYAALERLQRLASDLDREDEAVRDPEAAADALEHAAPQEVAK from the coding sequence TTGGACAGTTTCCGGACCTTCTGGCCTTACCTCCGGCTGCACAGGCGGCAGTACCTGATCGGCATAGGCGCCGTTGTGATCGCCAACAGCGTGAACCTGCTGCCCTACTACTTCATCCGCCTGACCATCGACGGGCTGACGCGGGCGACGGATGGCAATCCGGCCACGCCCGGCGTGACCCTGGCGCAAGTCAGCCTCTACGCGCTGGGCATCGTGCTGGCGGCCACCACCGCAGGCGCGCTGATGCTGGTGATGCGCCGGATGATCGTGATCGCCTCGCGGCAGACCGAGTACGAGATTCGCCGCGACATCTACATGAACCTCCAAACGCTCGACAAGAGCTTCTATGACCGCTCCCGCACCGGCGACATCATGAACCGCCTGACGGGCGACCTGAGCGCCGTGCGCGAAATGCTGGGCTTTGGGGTGTGGCAGATCGTCAACATCGTGTCGGGGTTTGCGACCAGCTTTGTGGTGCTGTTTGGACTGAGTTGGCAGCTCACCCTGATCGTGATCGCCGTGCTGCCCGTCATCGTGGGGGTGCTGTATTACCTGGCGCGGCTGATCAACCAGCGCCATACACGGGTACAGGAACAGAACAGCCTGATCGCCGGAAAGGCGCAGGAGAACTTCAGCGGGGCGCGGGTGGTGAAGGGCTACGCCATCGAGGACCGTGAGATCGCAGAGTACCGCGCGATGAACCAGGAACTGCTGCGCCGCAACATCGCCCTCACGAAGGTGGACGGACCGCTTCGGGCCTTTACCACCCTGCTGATCGGCCTGACCTTCGGCGTGATTCTGCTGGTGGCGGGGCGGCTGATTCTGTTTCCGGCAGGTGGGGGAGACTTCACGGTGGGCAAGTTCGTGCAGTTTGTGGGCACGCTTGACCGTCTGGCCTGGCCGATGATGATGATCGGCTGGATCACTGGGGTCACGCAGCGCGGCTTGGCCTCCTGGCGACGGCTGGAGGAACTGCTGGACGCCCGGCCACAGGTTCGTGACGAGCCGGGCCGCACCGACCGCTCCATTCGTTCCCTGCGCGGTGAGGTGGCCTTTGAGAATGTGAGCCTGCGCTACGGCGACCGAACGGTACTCGACCGGGTGAACCTGCACGTGCCCGCCGGGACCTTTTTGGGTGTGACGGGTCCGACCGGCAGCGGCAAAACGGTGCTCGCGCAGCTGATCACCCGCAGCATGGACCCGACGAGCGGCGTGGTGCGGATCGACGGCCATGACGTTCGTCAGATTCCGCTGCGGGTGCTGCGCGAGCACATCTCCATCGTGCCGCAAGAACCCTTCCTGTTCAGCGATACCATTGCCAACAACATCGCCTTCGGCTTGGAGGGGCGAGACTTGCCCGCGATCCCGACCGGGGTAAGCGTGGTGAACACGCCCGCACCGCCTGACTTGCCGCCTCAGCCCGATATGGAGCGCGTTCGCGAGGCTGCGCGCCTGGCAGGGCTGGCAAACGACGTGGAGAGCTTCCCGCAGGGCTACGAGACGATGCTGGGAGAGCGCGGCGTGACCCTATCGGGTGGGCAGCGGCAGCGCACCGCCATCGCCCGCGCGATCGTGCGCGAGCCGCGCATCCTGATTCTGGATGACAGCCTCTCGGCGGTGGACACCGAGACCGAGCGGCGTATCCTCGACGGACTGCGCGAGGTGGCCCGGGGGCGGACAGTCATTCTGATCGCGCACCGTGTGAGCACGCTGCGGCACGCCGATAGGATCGTGGTGCTGGAGGAGGGCCGTGTGGTCGAGCAGGGCACCCACGACGAACTTCTTGCGGCGGGCGGCCACTACGCCGCACTCGAACGCCTCCAGCGCCTCGCTTCTGACCTTGACCGTGAGGACGAAGCGGTGCGTGACCCAGAAGCCGCCGCCGATGCCCTGGAACACGCCGCGCCACAGGAGGTTGCGAAGTGA